One region of Archocentrus centrarchus isolate MPI-CPG fArcCen1 chromosome 6, fArcCen1, whole genome shotgun sequence genomic DNA includes:
- the cd59b gene encoding CD59 glycoprotein produces MKLLLLLICFGMLHVGSGLRCYKCQDYTGRCQDVAECTNEDACISLSERGGKTIRQCIRYTDCDNSRLSLMFPSISSFTYRCCSSNLCNSGTASTTVKPLLALVGSLLSLWWGWM; encoded by the exons atgaagctgctgctgctgctgatctgcTTTGGGATGCTTCACGTGG GTTCTGGGCTTCGCTGCTATAAGTGCCAGGACTACACCGGACGCTGCCAGGATGTTGCGGAGTGCACGAATGAAGACGCGTGCATCTCTCTGAGCGAGAGAG GCGGGAAAACCATCCGTCAGTGCATCAGGTACACGGACTGCGATAACTCCCGCCTCAGCCTCATGTTCCCATCCATCTCCAGCTTCACGTACCGATGCTGCAGCAGCAACCTGTGCAACTCTGGCACCGCCTCGACCACCGTGAAGCCCCTCCTGGCTCTGGTGGGGTCCCTGCTGAGCCTTTGGTGGGGCTGGATGTGA